Proteins found in one Sporosarcina sp. FSL K6-3457 genomic segment:
- a CDS encoding PadR family transcriptional regulator, with amino-acid sequence MNVQFKKGVLNLCVLVLLDKQDRYGYELVQKISDQIAISEGSVYPLLRRLTKEGYFTTYLQESTEGPPRKYYKLTDAGRTYLHEQLAEWKNFTDGVNTLIEEGVTND; translated from the coding sequence ATGAATGTGCAATTTAAAAAAGGTGTGCTGAATTTGTGTGTGCTTGTTCTGTTGGATAAGCAGGATCGTTATGGCTATGAGCTTGTGCAAAAAATTTCGGATCAGATTGCCATTTCCGAAGGTTCGGTTTATCCCCTGCTTCGGCGATTGACGAAGGAAGGCTATTTTACGACGTATTTGCAGGAATCGACGGAAGGTCCTCCTCGTAAATATTACAAACTGACAGATGCTGGTCGTACGTATTTGCACGAACAGTTAGCGGAGTGGAAAAACTTCACGGATGGCGTCAATACATTAATCGAGGAGGGTGTAACTAATGACTGA
- a CDS encoding DUF7948 domain-containing protein, whose translation MPLKMDKRTTDKYGQLPIYFIPNKGQLTDNRIHYYAQSAGCGGFFTKEGASFVFREKVSTSKEDKEGQGFRLDFRLLHANQGVKPVIRGEIPGTVNYFKGKNPEKGHTNISMFQEVVYPKIWPGVDLVFRGEQGQIKYEFVLQPGAKVEDIRFTYEGAEELSLDEDGNLLIATPFGMVMDTLPVSYQMKDGRYHNVESAFRLTVNDKGEAGVTFSVGKGYDSRYPLIIDPGLVYSTYLGGNDSNQGNSIAVDNAGNAYIVGTTFSANFPTTTGAFQTSNNGFGDVFVTKFDPSGTALVYSTYLGGTTSFDQGWDVAVDNAGNAYVTGVTFSTDFPTTPGAFQSMPQGFIDAFVTKLNSTGTALVYSTYLGGNGF comes from the coding sequence ATGCCGCTTAAAATGGACAAAAGAACGACCGATAAATATGGACAATTGCCAATCTATTTCATTCCAAACAAAGGACAATTGACAGATAATCGCATTCATTATTATGCACAAAGCGCGGGTTGCGGGGGGTTCTTTACGAAAGAAGGAGCCAGTTTTGTTTTTAGAGAGAAGGTTTCCACATCCAAAGAAGACAAAGAAGGCCAGGGGTTTCGCCTCGACTTCCGTTTACTCCATGCGAATCAAGGTGTAAAACCAGTAATCAGAGGAGAAATACCTGGGACAGTTAACTACTTCAAAGGCAAGAATCCTGAAAAAGGGCATACAAATATTTCTATGTTTCAGGAAGTCGTTTATCCGAAGATATGGCCTGGGGTTGACCTCGTTTTTCGAGGTGAACAAGGACAAATTAAGTATGAGTTTGTTCTACAACCAGGGGCGAAGGTGGAAGATATTCGCTTCACCTATGAGGGTGCAGAGGAGCTTTCACTGGATGAGGACGGCAATCTGTTAATCGCTACACCGTTCGGGATGGTGATGGATACGCTACCTGTCAGTTATCAAATGAAGGACGGGAGGTATCACAACGTGGAAAGTGCTTTTCGGCTGACAGTGAATGATAAAGGCGAAGCTGGCGTTACTTTTTCCGTGGGGAAAGGCTATGATAGCCGTTATCCTTTGATTATTGATCCTGGGTTGGTTTATTCCACATACTTAGGTGGTAATGATAGCAATCAGGGAAACAGCATCGCTGTGGACAACGCTGGGAATGCCTATATCGTCGGGACCACCTTCTCTGCTAATTTCCCAACCACCACAGGTGCTTTTCAAACGTCCAACAATGGGTTTGGAGATGTATTTGTTACCAAGTTCGATCCATCAGGCACAGCATTGGTCTATTCCACGTACTTAGGGGGTACAACGAGTTTTGATCAGGGGTGGGATGTCGCCGTAGATAACGCAGGGAATGCCTATGTTACCGGAGTCACCTTTTCAACCGACTTCCCAACTACGCCGGGGGCTTTTCAGTCGATGCCCCAAGGCTTTATTGATGCATTTGTTACTAAGTTAAACTCCACTGGCACAGCGTTGGTCTATTCCACGTACTTGGGGGGGAACGGGTTTTGA
- a CDS encoding leucyl aminopeptidase family protein: MSTEVKIIFANDSIVTNSGAVKQFVSNQTAGHSSVLIGEIHYIVVKECSDATLEKVRATAGNIARDVSAQKVDKAVIEEGILTAAFANLDKGAVITAFVEGWQLGAYQFVTYKSDVTAFQTVLQVTGNEAQVFVVAGQIRAEATALSRDLMNELSNVLNPETFPEVLKKNFEGTGVEVKVLDKDKLEQMEMNGVLTVGRGSMYKPAFVELVYKGDASKPLVALVGKGVTFDTGGISLKSGKDLSDMRMDMGGAAAVVGAMTLLAKSKALVNVVALIPMVENNIDRTSVLPGEVITYKNGLTVQIGNTDAEGRLILADALIRAGEWKAEYIVNIATLTGAICNALGLELAGVFGDEQLSADMKKIGDTNGDFIWPMPLFEAYDKSLDSDYADMNNISSLSEAGSITAALFLRRFVPKDSKWLHVDMAGPMEKSSASGYYAKSATGYGARLLADFTTYVSK; this comes from the coding sequence ATGTCTACTGAAGTGAAAATCATCTTTGCAAACGATTCAATTGTTACAAATAGCGGGGCTGTGAAACAATTTGTTTCTAACCAAACAGCAGGTCATAGTTCTGTGTTAATCGGAGAAATACATTATATTGTTGTGAAGGAATGCTCAGATGCAACACTTGAGAAAGTTCGTGCAACAGCAGGGAATATTGCCCGCGATGTTAGTGCACAAAAGGTTGACAAGGCAGTTATCGAAGAGGGAATTTTAACGGCTGCGTTTGCTAATTTAGATAAAGGTGCTGTTATCACAGCGTTTGTAGAAGGATGGCAACTTGGTGCCTATCAGTTTGTTACATATAAATCGGATGTCACAGCATTCCAAACTGTGCTTCAAGTAACAGGAAATGAAGCGCAAGTATTTGTGGTAGCTGGGCAAATTCGTGCGGAAGCAACTGCTTTGTCACGTGACTTGATGAATGAATTGTCCAATGTTTTAAATCCAGAAACATTCCCAGAAGTACTAAAGAAAAACTTTGAGGGTACTGGCGTTGAAGTGAAAGTGCTGGACAAAGATAAGCTTGAGCAAATGGAAATGAACGGTGTTTTAACAGTTGGACGTGGCAGTATGTATAAGCCCGCTTTTGTTGAGCTTGTCTACAAAGGCGATGCATCGAAGCCGCTTGTCGCGCTTGTTGGAAAAGGTGTGACATTTGATACGGGTGGTATTAGCTTAAAGAGTGGTAAGGATTTGAGTGATATGCGCATGGATATGGGCGGTGCTGCTGCGGTTGTTGGAGCAATGACACTACTAGCAAAATCAAAAGCATTGGTGAATGTTGTTGCACTTATTCCGATGGTGGAAAACAACATCGATCGCACTTCCGTCCTACCAGGTGAGGTCATTACGTATAAAAACGGCTTGACTGTTCAAATTGGTAACACAGATGCAGAGGGCCGTCTCATTTTAGCAGATGCACTTATTCGTGCAGGCGAGTGGAAAGCGGAGTACATCGTCAATATCGCTACACTAACGGGGGCAATCTGTAACGCGCTTGGTCTAGAATTGGCGGGCGTCTTCGGGGATGAACAACTTTCTGCTGACATGAAAAAAATTGGTGATACCAATGGAGACTTCATCTGGCCAATGCCCCTATTTGAGGCTTACGACAAATCACTAGATAGCGATTACGCGGACATGAACAACATCAGTTCGTTATCAGAAGCAGGCTCTATTACAGCTGCATTATTCCTTCGTCGCTTTGTACCGAAAGATAGTAAATGGTTACATGTTGACATGGCCGGTCCGATGGAAAAAAGCAGTGCTTCAGGCTATTATGCCAAATCGGCAACAGGTTATGGTGCACGTTTGCTAGCTGACTTTACAACATATGTTTCGAAATAA
- a CDS encoding SBBP repeat-containing protein, giving the protein MTSNGNGDAFVTKLNPTGTALVYSTYLGGTELDQGLGIAVDNAGNAYVTGDTLSANFPTTPGAFQTTFNAFTDAFVTKLNPMGTQLVYSTYLGGSDYDSTTGIIVDNVGNAYVTGYTSSTDFPTTPGAFDTTYKGDGDAFVTKLNPTGSKLVYSTYLGGTDLDQGLGIAVDNAGNVYVTGATQSADFPTTTCAFDTTFNGVIDAFVTKLNPAGTALLYSTYLGGSDFNQGYAIAVDNAHNAYVTGLTMSTDFPTSPNAFDTTFNGVQDAFVTKFNIPPAQPFYLGVSLTKDVQVQSDATLSVQGHFCEPRIPHQTTDLSLQKENDIGCIRAKRVHDWVVFGTEHQQKGFIPVGLTSQILDCQNVNSTITVLCEAIPGSSSFSILDDTKLTHEIPEAHLVMIRFTVLVRLQYFCNGTPLCDFEVPVTTVDRVILCYPEGTSIVAKVSAVECLVVGENC; this is encoded by the coding sequence ATGACATCCAACGGTAATGGAGATGCATTTGTTACTAAGTTGAATCCTACTGGCACGGCATTAGTCTATTCCACTTACTTGGGAGGAACGGAATTAGATCAAGGGTTAGGCATCGCGGTGGACAATGCTGGGAACGCCTATGTCACTGGAGACACCCTTTCTGCTAATTTTCCAACTACGCCGGGGGCTTTTCAAACCACATTTAATGCGTTTACAGATGCATTTGTGACTAAGTTAAACCCCATGGGCACGCAATTGGTCTATTCCACGTACCTGGGAGGATCGGATTACGATTCGACAACAGGCATCATCGTGGACAATGTCGGGAATGCCTATGTCACCGGGTACACCTCTTCAACTGACTTCCCAACCACCCCCGGTGCTTTTGATACTACCTATAAGGGGGATGGAGATGCATTTGTGACCAAATTGAATCCTACGGGTTCCAAGCTAGTCTATTCCACATACTTAGGAGGAACGGACTTAGATCAAGGATTGGGCATCGCCGTGGATAACGCCGGGAACGTCTATGTCACGGGGGCCACGCAATCCGCAGATTTCCCTACTACAACATGTGCTTTTGACACTACGTTCAATGGGGTTATAGATGCATTTGTAACAAAACTAAATCCCGCGGGCACAGCACTCTTATATTCCACTTACCTTGGAGGATCGGATTTCAATCAAGGATATGCCATCGCTGTGGACAACGCCCACAACGCCTATGTCACTGGGCTCACCATGTCCACTGATTTCCCTACTAGCCCAAATGCTTTCGATACGACGTTCAATGGAGTTCAAGATGCCTTTGTGACCAAGTTCAATATTCCGCCAGCGCAGCCCTTTTACCTTGGGGTCAGCTTGACCAAAGACGTTCAAGTACAGTCCGACGCAACGCTATCCGTTCAGGGCCATTTCTGTGAACCGCGAATTCCCCACCAAACAACTGACTTATCGCTGCAAAAGGAAAACGATATAGGATGTATTCGTGCAAAACGAGTCCATGATTGGGTAGTTTTTGGCACCGAGCATCAACAAAAGGGATTCATTCCAGTAGGTTTAACGTCGCAAATCCTGGACTGTCAGAATGTAAATAGCACTATAACCGTCCTTTGTGAAGCCATCCCAGGATCCAGCAGCTTTTCGATATTAGATGACACAAAGCTAACACATGAAATACCTGAAGCGCATCTGGTTATGATTCGATTCACTGTCCTTGTACGCCTGCAATACTTCTGTAATGGTACTCCCCTTTGTGATTTTGAAGTGCCTGTGACGACCGTAGATAGGGTTATTCTTTGTTATCCGGAAGGCACATCGATTGTTGCGAAGGTTTCAGCTGTTGAATGCTTAGTAGTGGGGGAAAATTGTTAA
- a CDS encoding MutS-related protein, whose amino-acid sequence MGIIILSVIFIAIVLISYHLLMKNNKKLKRLRKEWETGNFQTLDEPIQSVSSYWANKKNSQSNYDGVDQLTWDDLAMDEVFQKLNYTQSTVGSEYLFNQLRDINPSLAQVQNNEELYTLLATNQELREELLLILSGLGKRNYTNSSSFFFEEQSEKIKHASIYILLAILPILSIFLLFYSVKYGLVILFGSFLVNTIIYYRNKSMLANDLLSVSYVAVIIQAAKSLASVNHSEISTYTNEFKEKVRPLKKILALTKIVAFGKDGGGEFDFLFEYIRILFLLDFISYNKIIKTVANHKEKYREIWERIGELDAAIAVAFYRKSLDTYCTPIFSDQEEITFEKMAHPLIDKPVTNTSTLGKSTLITGSNASGKSTYIKAIAINAISAQTIHTVLAEKWTMKPSFIATSMAIQDNVLDGDSYFIAEIKSLQRITRLIEEGKPCISFIDEILKGTNTIERIAASAAMMEWLSMNKGINVIASHDIELTEIARHSYTNYHFRESIEDGEIRFDYTVHSGPSTTKNAIRLLEMLGYPTSITEKANGLAQHFTERREWEVIRKNR is encoded by the coding sequence GTGGGGATAATCATACTTTCGGTTATATTCATAGCGATTGTATTAATTTCTTATCATTTATTAATGAAAAATAACAAAAAACTCAAAAGGTTACGGAAAGAGTGGGAAACGGGTAATTTTCAGACACTCGATGAGCCTATCCAATCGGTTTCATCTTACTGGGCAAACAAGAAAAATAGCCAATCGAACTATGATGGCGTCGATCAGTTGACGTGGGATGATTTAGCAATGGATGAAGTTTTCCAAAAGCTCAACTACACGCAATCCACTGTAGGGTCAGAGTACTTATTCAATCAGTTGCGGGATATCAACCCGTCTCTTGCACAGGTGCAAAACAATGAGGAACTTTATACCTTACTGGCAACCAATCAAGAATTAAGGGAAGAGCTTCTTCTCATACTGTCAGGTCTAGGGAAACGCAATTATACAAATTCATCTTCATTTTTCTTTGAAGAACAAAGCGAAAAAATTAAACATGCATCTATTTATATCCTACTTGCTATACTGCCAATCCTATCGATATTCCTATTATTTTATAGTGTGAAGTACGGGCTTGTGATTTTATTCGGATCGTTTCTAGTCAATACCATCATTTACTATCGCAATAAATCGATGCTAGCAAATGATTTGTTATCGGTGTCGTATGTAGCTGTAATTATTCAAGCAGCAAAAAGCTTAGCATCTGTCAATCATTCTGAAATCTCAACATATACAAACGAATTTAAAGAAAAAGTACGACCTCTTAAGAAAATATTAGCGTTGACAAAAATCGTTGCATTTGGAAAAGATGGCGGCGGAGAATTTGATTTTTTATTTGAATACATACGTATCCTGTTTTTGTTGGATTTTATTTCCTATAATAAAATCATCAAAACAGTAGCGAATCATAAAGAGAAATACCGTGAAATATGGGAGCGTATTGGTGAACTCGATGCGGCGATTGCTGTTGCGTTTTACCGTAAATCATTGGATACCTATTGCACACCGATTTTTAGCGATCAAGAAGAAATTACATTCGAAAAAATGGCCCATCCGCTGATTGATAAACCAGTTACAAACACTTCTACTCTTGGTAAAAGCACACTGATCACGGGCTCCAACGCCTCTGGCAAATCAACGTATATTAAAGCTATCGCTATTAATGCGATTTCGGCACAGACAATTCATACTGTTTTGGCGGAAAAATGGACGATGAAACCAAGCTTTATCGCGACGTCTATGGCGATACAGGACAATGTATTGGATGGGGATAGCTATTTTATTGCCGAAATCAAATCGCTCCAACGGATTACGCGATTGATTGAAGAAGGAAAGCCGTGCATTTCTTTTATTGATGAAATCTTAAAAGGGACGAACACCATCGAACGGATTGCGGCATCAGCTGCGATGATGGAGTGGCTTTCTATGAATAAAGGAATCAATGTGATTGCGTCACATGATATTGAGTTGACTGAGATAGCAAGGCATAGCTATACCAATTATCATTTTAGGGAATCAATTGAAGATGGTGAAATTCGATTTGATTATACAGTCCATTCGGGTCCTTCCACAACGAAAAATGCGATTAGACTTCTTGAAATGCTTGGCTATCCTACAAGTATAACGGAAAAAGCGAATGGGTTAGCACAGCATTTTACCGAACGACGTGAGTGGGAAGTCATTAGAAAAAATAGATAA
- a CDS encoding TRM11 family SAM-dependent methyltransferase has protein sequence MKDKEFIYTYIRHRDEHDLCRMEMRAFFGIDTPSNVLKSPVEIDPSRSPFMNERLEILYEGDLFEQITTQAEQIDLGNSTFKVICLNTTELGATDKIGHAERRKLERQIGLGINGEPDLDSPETVFGVVTLDDKWYFGKLTISGNVWFHHQQKPHMYSTALSTRVARAVANIAVPHPEGVRAIDPCCGIGTVLVEALSMGINIVGRDINRRVVLGSRKNIAHFGLTGDVAVGPIAEVTDNYDVTIIDMPYNLFTHITADEQLEIIKEARRFTKKVVIVTIDTIDHMIEEVGFHIVDRCVARKGTFSRQVLICQ, from the coding sequence TTGAAAGACAAAGAATTTATTTACACCTATATACGCCATAGGGATGAGCATGATTTATGTCGCATGGAAATGCGAGCGTTTTTCGGCATCGATACCCCTTCCAATGTCTTGAAAAGCCCTGTAGAGATTGATCCGAGTCGGAGTCCATTTATGAACGAACGACTGGAAATTCTCTATGAGGGAGATCTTTTTGAACAGATTACGACACAAGCTGAACAAATCGATTTGGGCAACTCTACATTTAAAGTGATTTGCTTGAATACAACAGAACTGGGTGCCACTGATAAGATTGGGCACGCTGAGCGGCGGAAGCTTGAACGCCAAATTGGCTTGGGCATAAATGGTGAGCCTGACTTAGACTCACCTGAAACAGTATTTGGCGTTGTCACGTTAGATGACAAATGGTATTTCGGCAAACTGACGATTAGCGGAAATGTCTGGTTTCATCACCAGCAAAAACCACATATGTATTCCACAGCATTGAGTACGCGCGTTGCGAGAGCAGTTGCCAATATTGCAGTGCCACATCCTGAAGGCGTTCGAGCCATCGATCCTTGTTGCGGTATAGGAACGGTATTGGTGGAAGCATTATCAATGGGCATTAATATCGTCGGCCGGGATATTAACCGACGTGTCGTGTTAGGTTCGCGAAAAAACATTGCCCATTTCGGACTGACAGGTGATGTAGCTGTCGGGCCAATTGCCGAGGTGACGGACAACTACGACGTAACAATTATTGATATGCCGTATAATTTATTTACCCATATTACAGCTGATGAACAGCTTGAAATTATTAAAGAAGCACGCCGTTTTACGAAGAAAGTCGTCATTGTTACGATTGATACGATTGACCATATGATTGAAGAAGTAGGTTTTCACATCGTCGATCGTTGTGTTGCGCGAAAAGGTACGTTTTCTAGGCAAGTCTTAATTTGTCAATAA
- a CDS encoding DNA alkylation repair protein: MKKTWHHQDIIEKFEANRNEELAGPMAAYMKGHFPFLGIKSPLRKQLLKEHFTEYTSPEPEQLFEEVWKLYNLPEREYQYAAIALIEKMKKHLTLGDFPVLLEFIETKSWWDSVDSIAPHFVGQLVKMDREYGEKIMLEWSQSDNMWTDRSAILHQLKFKQQTDTELLFMIIKQHADSKEFFIQKAIGWALREYAKTNSDIVTNFVEGNSLKPLSKREALKHFV; encoded by the coding sequence TTGAAAAAAACATGGCATCATCAAGATATTATCGAAAAATTTGAAGCGAATCGCAATGAGGAACTCGCTGGGCCAATGGCAGCGTATATGAAAGGTCACTTCCCTTTCCTCGGCATCAAAAGCCCACTGCGTAAGCAATTATTGAAAGAGCATTTTACGGAATATACCTCGCCTGAACCTGAGCAACTTTTTGAAGAAGTATGGAAGTTGTATAACTTACCGGAGCGCGAATATCAGTATGCGGCAATTGCGTTGATAGAGAAGATGAAAAAGCATTTAACACTTGGGGATTTCCCTGTGTTACTTGAATTCATTGAAACGAAATCCTGGTGGGATAGTGTCGATTCCATTGCTCCTCATTTTGTGGGTCAACTTGTGAAAATGGATCGCGAATACGGTGAAAAAATCATGCTGGAATGGTCGCAGTCAGACAATATGTGGACAGATCGATCGGCAATTCTTCACCAATTAAAATTCAAACAGCAAACAGATACGGAACTATTATTTATGATTATTAAACAACATGCCGATTCAAAGGAATTTTTCATCCAGAAAGCAATTGGCTGGGCATTGCGTGAGTATGCCAAGACCAATTCGGATATTGTGACGAATTTTGTGGAGGGAAATTCGTTAAAACCGCTAAGTAAGCGGGAGGCTTTGAAGCATTTTGTATAA
- a CDS encoding sensor domain-containing diguanylate cyclase, translating into MIKTLRFWIMLLISFAMIGILSIALLSGYFVTKENVVNNNLEINRVYSMKLARLTEEVFNGMQSNLQVKASDIVANINDADKLSDKLGDLLTSSKNFNSLSVVGRDGLVLATSPEIGIVGQILDTPGPQEALYERKPLISEPYEAATGRLLILISTPLWNEKNEYLGFLAGTIYLQEDNIIQNILDEHFYEDGSYVWVVDNKGMLVYHPDPERIGTSVAENEVAQKVLRHENGAQKVTNSEGLEFLAGYTFIKSSKWGVVSQTPYEVSAAPLAGMVNKMLLYALPFVLFLFFLTLILTEKLSSPLRKLAMYSVGLKEKGGLSEEVDIPTWYYEAKQLTETIQEYAKKQEQTVKNFKERSYTDPLTGLRNRRYGEKVIESWTIAKQQFSMIMIDIDHFKSVNDTYGHQVGDDVLKFLAGKMNEVVRDDDVCVRLGGEEFIILLAKTDLQEATTIAERLRMNVSSALCPTNEYLTISSGVGVYDDFNESIEDLFNRVDVALYRAKMEGRNRVIQSESTL; encoded by the coding sequence ATGATTAAAACATTACGATTCTGGATTATGCTTCTTATATCATTTGCGATGATAGGCATACTTAGTATCGCATTACTTTCAGGTTATTTTGTAACAAAGGAAAATGTTGTGAATAATAATTTAGAAATCAATAGAGTCTATTCAATGAAATTAGCACGGCTCACGGAAGAAGTATTTAATGGGATGCAGAGTAATTTGCAAGTGAAAGCATCCGATATTGTTGCTAACATAAATGATGCAGACAAATTATCAGACAAACTGGGTGACTTACTAACGAGCAGTAAAAACTTTAATTCACTCTCTGTTGTAGGGAGGGATGGTTTGGTACTTGCTACCTCACCAGAGATAGGGATAGTCGGACAAATACTAGATACCCCTGGACCGCAAGAAGCACTCTATGAACGAAAACCCCTCATCTCTGAACCCTATGAAGCTGCAACTGGAAGGCTACTCATTTTAATCTCCACCCCATTATGGAATGAAAAAAATGAATACCTTGGTTTCTTGGCTGGAACAATTTATTTGCAGGAAGACAATATTATCCAAAATATTCTTGATGAGCATTTCTACGAGGACGGATCTTATGTTTGGGTAGTGGATAATAAGGGGATGTTGGTTTATCATCCAGACCCTGAAAGGATTGGTACATCAGTCGCTGAAAATGAAGTTGCACAAAAAGTATTGAGACATGAAAATGGCGCACAAAAAGTGACGAATTCTGAAGGTCTGGAATTTCTAGCCGGCTACACATTCATTAAGTCGAGCAAATGGGGAGTTGTTTCCCAAACACCATACGAGGTAAGCGCTGCACCCTTGGCGGGGATGGTCAACAAAATGTTACTTTATGCCTTGCCGTTTGTCCTATTTTTATTCTTTTTGACCCTTATTTTGACTGAGAAATTATCATCTCCATTGCGCAAATTAGCAATGTACTCAGTAGGGCTAAAAGAAAAAGGAGGATTAAGTGAAGAGGTCGATATTCCAACATGGTATTACGAGGCAAAGCAGTTGACTGAAACCATTCAAGAGTACGCAAAGAAACAGGAACAGACAGTCAAAAATTTCAAGGAACGCTCCTACACAGATCCACTTACCGGACTGAGAAATCGTAGGTACGGGGAAAAAGTCATTGAAAGTTGGACTATAGCGAAGCAGCAGTTTTCGATGATCATGATTGATATCGATCATTTTAAAAGTGTCAATGATACGTATGGCCATCAAGTCGGAGACGATGTACTGAAGTTTCTTGCTGGGAAAATGAACGAAGTCGTTCGGGACGATGATGTCTGTGTCAGATTGGGCGGGGAAGAATTCATTATTTTACTCGCTAAAACAGACCTTCAAGAAGCAACGACTATTGCGGAAAGGTTACGAATGAATGTTTCTTCGGCTTTATGTCCAACGAATGAGTATTTGACGATTTCATCAGGGGTTGGCGTTTACGATGATTTTAATGAATCAATAGAGGACTTATTCAACAGAGTGGATGTGGCCTTATATCGAGCTAAAATGGAAGGAAGAAATAGAGTTATTCAATCGGAGAGTACTTTATAA
- a CDS encoding lysophospholipid acyltransferase family protein gives MYNFTLTIAKWIVRLFGRVEVKNSHLLPKSEGYIVTCTHRGWLEIVILGICVPRPIHFMAKKELFDDKSIGYFLKNINAFPVDRENPSPSSIKTPVKLLKAGEIVGIFPSGTRTAENTPLKRGAVTIANLSQAPIIPAIYIGPRTLKELRKMKKATIIFGEPIHIETRSKEELENFTELLNERTNSLQKQL, from the coding sequence CTGTATAATTTTACACTGACAATAGCAAAATGGATTGTTCGTTTATTTGGAAGAGTAGAGGTTAAAAATAGTCATTTATTGCCTAAATCAGAAGGCTATATTGTTACATGTACACATAGAGGCTGGTTAGAAATCGTCATATTGGGTATATGTGTACCGAGACCGATTCATTTCATGGCAAAAAAAGAACTCTTTGACGACAAATCCATTGGATATTTCCTGAAAAATATCAATGCTTTCCCTGTAGACCGTGAAAATCCATCTCCAAGCAGTATAAAGACCCCAGTCAAACTTTTAAAAGCCGGAGAGATCGTGGGAATCTTTCCGAGTGGAACAAGAACAGCAGAAAATACTCCCCTTAAAAGAGGTGCTGTCACCATAGCCAATTTATCACAAGCCCCTATTATTCCAGCTATTTATATCGGTCCTAGAACTTTAAAAGAGTTGCGCAAAATGAAAAAAGCAACTATCATTTTCGGTGAACCAATACATATAGAGACAAGGAGTAAAGAAGAGCTAGAAAACTTTACTGAACTTTTAAATGAGCGAACTAATTCCTTACAAAAACAACTATGA
- a CDS encoding YehS family protein — protein MNNNDILIRLRYAFDIKDNGMVEIFKLGGIEITKEEVQMMLKKSDEDEVGMACSNSMLDSFLNGFIIFKRGKQEPKPGQPEKPAVAIKSKENVNNIVLKKVKIALALTSEDILAILEEAGITITKGELGAVLRKEGHKNYKECGDRYVRNFLKGLALRYRV, from the coding sequence ATGAATAATAATGATATATTAATTCGATTAAGATATGCGTTTGATATAAAAGATAATGGTATGGTAGAGATTTTTAAACTGGGCGGTATTGAAATAACAAAAGAAGAAGTACAAATGATGTTGAAAAAATCAGATGAAGATGAAGTAGGTATGGCATGTAGTAATAGTATGCTCGATTCATTTTTAAATGGCTTTATTATTTTTAAACGAGGGAAGCAAGAACCAAAGCCTGGACAACCTGAAAAGCCAGCAGTAGCTATAAAAAGTAAAGAAAATGTGAATAATATCGTTTTAAAGAAAGTGAAAATAGCACTGGCTTTAACGAGTGAGGACATCCTTGCGATCTTAGAAGAAGCAGGGATCACCATTACAAAAGGTGAATTGGGTGCTGTGCTACGAAAAGAAGGGCACAAGAATTATAAAGAGTGTGGCGATCGCTATGTTCGGAATTTCTTGAAGGGGTTGGCTTTGAGATATCGAGTGTAA